A single genomic interval of Saccharomyces kudriavzevii IFO 1802 strain IFO1802 genome assembly, chromosome: 3 harbors:
- the PTC6 gene encoding type 2C protein phosphatase PTC6 (similar to Saccharomyces cerevisiae PTC6 (YCR079W); ancestral locus Anc_6.353), with the protein MRLGSAYAYCKPSQNVGLKLDLLRGLPGYVGHATSRINRLENQDNYSIKMMRSWPNTYGSALNCSVFDGHGKKGAQLSQLLADKLCDSLDHREPCWGKQDLKRLVQEYARRFPEGNYWKHKLATFEKFYEKFIRNCNSKQELLLMEEGDNAVLVQNGGRMIFDKMGNIIDKIALLTELDRLRLFYGFAKFDLDQCCDLGTAAGSTASSIFLYPYDNPNTPVNGGKDDDSWIISHSGLLKLIVTQVGDSKIILCDQDGIAHSLTTTHHTNSSRERRRLSLDPSGLNPDAFGETRFLNNFANTRSFGDMAGKPYGISSEPDIFSFLIGNTLHLPRPERSKLPFNGDECFLALVTDGISNKLADQEVVDLITSTVNSWGLKKATPQFVAEETIKFIQAIASKHSDNATCLVVRLSNWGNWPNVDRTGLQRETKLINAQSSETKLN; encoded by the coding sequence ATGCGGTTGGGAAGTGCTTATGCGTATTGCAAACCGTCGCAGAATGTTGGGCTGAAGCTGGACCTATTACGGGGGCTCCCAGGGTACGTGGGCCATGCCACGAGCAGGATTAATCGGTTGGAAAACCAGGACAATTACTCGATCAAAATGATGCGGTCGTGGCCCAATACGTATGGCAGTGCTTTGAACTGTTCTGTATTTGATGGCCATGGGAAGAAAGGTGCGCAGCTGTCACAGTTGCTTGCAGACAAGCTGTGCGACAGCCTAGATCACCGTGAACCCTGCTGGGGAAAGCAGGACTTGAAGAGACTGGTACAAGAGTATGCAAGAAGGTTTCCCGAGGGGAACTATTGGAAGCACAAGCTGGCCACGTTCGAAAAATTCTATGAAAAGTTCATAAGAAACTGCAATTCGAAACAGGAACTGCTTTTAATGGAGGAGGGGGACAATGCCGTCCTGGTACAAAACGGCGGCAGGATGATCTTTGACAAGATGGGGAACATCATTGACAAGATCGCGCTGCTCACTGAGCTGGACCGGCTGCGGCTGTTCTACGGGTTTGCCAAGTTTGATCTCGACCAATGCTGCGACTTGGGCACCGCAGCTGGGTCTACTGCGTCGTCCATATTTCTGTATCCCTACGACAATCCAAATACACCCGTGAATGGGGGCAAAGACGACGACTCGTGGATTATATCGCATTCTGGGCTGCTCAAGCTCATAGTCACCCAGGTGGGCGACTCCAAGATCATTCTATGCGACCAAGACGGGATTGCGCATTCATTAACAACGACCCACCACACCAATTCCAGCAGGGAACGGCGCCGTTTAAGCCTGGACCCCTCTGGATTGAACCCAGACGCCTTCGGAGAGACCAGATTCTTGAACAATTTTGCTAATACGAGATCGTTTGGGGATATGGCAGGGAAACCGTACGGTATATCTAGCGAACCAGACATCTTCTCGTTCCTCATCGGGAACACTCTGCACTTGCCGCGTCCTGAACGGTCGAAACTGCCCTTCAATGGCGACGAATGCTTTCTGGCACTCGTCACCGACGGCATTTCCAATAAGCTTGCAGACCAAGAGGTCGTTGATCTCATCACCTCCACGGTGAACTCCTGGGGGCTGAAAAAGGCCACTCCGCAGTTCGTCGCAGAGGAAACTATAAAGTTCATCCAGGCCATCGCCTCCAAGCACTCGGACAACGCCACTTGTCTGGTCGTCAGGCTATCCAACTGGGGCAACTGGCCCAACGTCGATAGAACTGGTCTCCAGAGAGAAACCAAACTGATAAACGCCCAATCTAGCGAAACTAAGTTGAACTAG
- the SOL2 gene encoding Sol2p (similar to Saccharomyces cerevisiae SOL2 (YCR073W-A) and SOL1 (YNR034W); ancestral locus Anc_6.345) produces the protein MTTTVPKIFAFHEFSGVAEAVADHVVHAQDSALAPNNERKHSVTNISLNALDMTREASCKSTASVVETKSAGSSSGSNNCKLKKEKRFRIALSGGSLIQVLHEGLLKRDDVRWGEWDIYFADERLVPFSSNESNYGCAKRKILDLINTAKYGTPTVYHIDESLIEDAQECADNYEKVLIRGFAGRDSVKLPMFDLFLLGCAPDGHIASLFPNFQDNLREKLAWVVPVENAPSGPSTRISLTIPVICHSHRVTFVVEGATKAPIIKTIMERPEKGLPSSIVNEGAAGRVSWFVDDDALTDVLVTKKKYKFHPA, from the coding sequence ATGACTACGACGGTACCCAAGATATTCGCGTTTCACGAGTTCTCAGGCGTGGCGGAGGCCGTAGCTGACCATGTAGTCCACGCCCAGGACAGTGCGTTGGCTCCCAACAACGAAAGAAAGCATTCCGTGACCAACATCAGCCTGAACGCGCTGGATATGACCCGAGAGGCCTCCTGCAAGAGCACAGCATCTGTTGTGGAGACCAAGAGTGCAGGTAGCAGTAGCGGCAGCAATAACTGCAAGCTCAAGAAGGAGAAGCGGTTCAGGATTGCTCTGTCTGGTGGGTCGTTGATTCAGGTGCTACACGAGGGTCTGCTCAAGCGAGACGATGTAAGGTGGGGGGAGTGGGACATCTACTTTGCGGACGAGAGACTTGTGCCCTTCAGCTCGAACGAGAGCAACTATGGGTGCGCCAAGAGGAAGATCCTGGACCTGATAAACACGGCGAAGTACGGGACTCCCACGGTGTACCACATCGACGAGTCACTCATTGAAGATGCGCAGGAATGCGCTGACAACTACGAAAAAGTGCTCATTCGCGGGTTTGCCGGCAGAGATTCCGTCAAGCTTCCGATGTTCGATCTGTTCCTGCTTGGCTGTGCTCCGGATGGCCACATCGCATCGCTGTTCCCTAACTTCCAGGACAATTTGCGTGAGAAACTGGCGTGGGTTGTGCCCGTGGAGAACGCCCCCAGCGGGCCCTCGACCAGAATCTCGCTGACCATACCTGTGATCTGCCACTCCCACAGAGTTACATTTGTTGTCGAGGGCGCGACCAAGGCCCCCATCATCAAGACCATTATGGAAAGACCAGAGAAGGGCCTGCCCAGCAGCATTGTCAACGAAGGTGCTGCCGGGCGTGTATCGTGGTTTGTCGACGACGATGCCCTCACGGACGTGCTCGTCACCAAAAAGAAGTATAAATTTCACCCAGCTTAA
- the PAT1 gene encoding deadenylation-dependent mRNA-decapping factor PAT1 (similar to Saccharomyces cerevisiae PAT1 (YCR077C); ancestral locus Anc_6.350), which translates to MSFFGLENSSNARDGPLDFEESYKGYGGHELEENDYLNDETFGDNVQVGTDFDFGNPRSSSGNNAVNGNAVGTTARSYVAATAEGIGGPRTNAAPAAAAPLDLKPMESLWSTAPPPAMVPPSQGAMAPGPQQMGPPQPILSMQDLERQQRQMQQQFMNFHAMGPPQGLPQGPPQQQFPMQPVSGQPGPSQFAPAPPPPGVNVNIAQMPIGPAQVPVQASPSPIGMSGGPSPGPAVGPGKMPLQGGRRSKRDLSPEEQRRLQIRHAKVEKILKYSGLMTPRDKDFITRYQLSQIVTEDPYNEDFYFQVYKIIQRGGVTSESNKGLIARAYLEHSGHRLGGRYKRTDIALQRMQSQVEKAVTVAKERPSKLKDQQAAAGNSNQDNKQANTVLGKISSTLNSKNPRRQLQIPRQQPSDPDALKDVTDSLTNVDLTSSGPPSAGSSAAAAASKQRRRSSYAFNNGNGTTNLNKSGGKKFILELIETVYEEILDLEANLRNGQQTDSTAMWDALHIDDSSYDVNPFISMLSFDKGIKIMPRIFNFLDKQQKLKILQKIFNELSHLQIIILSSYKTTPRPTLMQLKKVDLFQMIILKIIVSFLSNNSNFIEIMGLLLHLIKNNNVSFLTTSKIGLNLITILISRAALIKQDSSRSNILSSPEISTWNEIYDKLFTSLESKIQLIFPPREYNDYIMRLQNEKFMDEAYIWQFLASLALSGKLNHQRIIIDEVRDEIFTTINEAETLQKKETELSTSPQRSPELETELKSITYNKEKLYQDLNLFLNVMGLVYRDGEISELK; encoded by the coding sequence ATGTCCTTCTTTGGGTTAGAAAACAGCAGCAATGCGCGAGACGGTCCTCTGGACTTTGAAGAGAGTTACAAGGGCTACGGCGGGCATGAACTCGAGGAGAACGATTATTTGAACGACGAAACGTTTGGTGATAATGTCCAGGTTGGTACAGACTTTGATTTCGGTAATCCGCGCAGCAGCAGTGGCAATAACGCAGTCAATGGCAATGCCGTTGGCACGACGGCAAGGTCCTATGTTGCGGCTACTGCAGAGGGAATTGGCGGTCCAAGGACCAACGCAGCCCCGGCAGCTGCAGCACCCTTGGACTTGAAGCCAATGGAGTCGCTGTGGTCCACCGCACCACCCCCAGCAATGGTACCACCATCTCAAGGAGCGATGGCCCCGGGTCCGCAGCAAATGGGTCCTCCACAGCCCATTTTATCAATGCAGGACTTGGAAAGACAGCAACGCCAAATGCAGCAGCAGTTTATGAACTTCCATGCTATGGGTCCGCCACAGGGTCTCCCACAAGGTCCCCCTCAGCAGCAGTTTCCCATGCAACCTGTGTCAGGTCAACCAGGTCCCTCACAGTTTGCACCCGCACCTCCACCTCCTGGCGTCAATGTGAATATTGCTCAAATGCCCATCGGTCCTGCGCAAGTCCCAGTGCAAGCATCGCCTTCCCCCATTGGAATGTCCGGTGGGCCTTCTCCAGGTCCTGCAGTTGGTCCAGGTAAGATGCCTCTGCAAGGTGGACGCAGATCGAAGAGAGACTTGTCGCCTGAAGAACAAAGACGTTTGCAAATCCGTCACGCAAAGGTGGAAAAAATCCTGAAATACTCAGGTTTGATGACCCCCCGTGATAAGGACTTCATCACCAGATACCAATTGTCTCAAATTGTCACTGAAGATCCTTATAATGAGGATTTTTACTTCCAGGTCTACAAGATTATCCAGAGAGGCGGTGTCACTTCCGAGTCGAACAAGGGCTTAATTGCCAGAGCGTACTTGGAGCATTCGGGACACAGGCTCGGTGGTCGCTATAAGAGGACCGATATTGCTTTGCAAAGAATGCAAAGTCAAGTGGAAAAGGCTGTCACCGTGGCCAAGGAAAGGCCATCCAAGTTGAAGGACCAGCAAGCGGCTGCCGGTAACTCCAACCAAGACAATAAGCAAGCAAATACCGTTTTGGGTAAGATTTCTTCCACTTTGAACAGCAAGAACCCAAGAAGACAATTACAGATCCCCAGGCAACAACCTTCTGATCCCGATGCCCTGAAAGATGTCACTGACTCCTTGACAAACGTGGATTTGACCTCTTCGGGACCCCCCTCAGCTGGTTCATCTGCCGCGGCAGCTGCCTccaaacaaagaagaagatcttcTTATGCGTTCAACAACGGTAATGGAACCACTAACTTGAACAAATCAGGGGGCAAGAAATTTATCTTGGAGTTGATCGAAACAGtttatgaagaaattttggatTTGGAAGCCAACTTGAGAAACGGTCAACAAACCGACAGTACTGCAATGTGGGATGCCCTTCACATTGACGACTCTTCGTATGACGTAAACCCCTTCATCTCCATGCTATCGTTTGACAAAGGTATCAAGATTATGCCcagaattttcaatttcttggatAAGCAACAAAAACTGAAGATTCTGCAAAAGATCTTCAACGAACTATCACATTTGCAAATCATTATATTGAGTTCCTACAAGACCACTCCAAGACCAACACTAATGCAACTGAAAAAAGTCgacctttttcaaatgatcATATTGAAGATTATCGTTTCGTTTTTGTCCAACAACTCCAATTTCATCGAAATCATGGGTCTGCTGTTGCACTTgatcaaaaataacaacGTTTCATTCCTGACCACTTCCAAAATCGGTCTAAATTTGATTACTATTTTGATTTCCCGTGCCGCCTTAATCAAACAAGATTCCTCAAGATCAAATATTCTTTCATCGCCTGAAATTTCCACGTGGAACGAAATCTATGATAAATTATTCACCTCATTGGAAAGTAAGATCCAGTTGATTTTCCCTCCAAGAGAATACAATGACTACATCATGCGTTTACAAAACGAGAAGTTTATGGATGAAGCATACATTTGGCAGTTCCTAGCCAGTTTGGCACTGAGTGGGAAACTAAACCACCAAAGGATCATTATTGATGAGGTGCGCGACGAAATTTTTACCACCATTAACGAGGCGGAGACTTTGcaaaagaaggaaacaGAGTTGAGTACATCACCTCAAAGGTCTCCAGAACTAGAAACAGAATTGAAATCCATCACCTATAATAAAGAGAAACTATACCAGGATTTGAACCTGTTCCTGAACGTTATGGGGTTGGTATATCGTGATGGTGAAATCTCGGAACTAAAGTAA
- the EGO2 gene encoding Ego2p (similar to Saccharomyces cerevisiae YNR034W-A and YCR075W-A; ancestral locus Anc_6.348) — MEAEQQSDIKGTIAFDTRGNVIESTGVGSKRIEDIGELLHIALDAEGFAQVQGDSLLVHLYKHGDVTLAVYSDPK; from the coding sequence ATGGAAGCAGAACAACAATCTGATATCAAGGGAACCATCGCCTTCGACACCCGCGGCAACGTCATAGAGTCCACGGGCGTGGGAAGCAAGAGAATCGAAGACATAGGCGAATTATTGCACATCGCACTCGACGCAGAGGGCTTTGCTCAAGTTCAAGGCGACTCGTTACTAGTACACCTGTACAAACACGGCGATGTCACTTTGGCAGTGTACAGTGATCCTAAATAA
- the FUB1 gene encoding Fub1p (similar to Saccharomyces cerevisiae FUB1 (YCR076C); ancestral locus Anc_6.349) has translation MIESKVELVAELVLESIGKTDVVSRHTLGAQLSQVSFHIAASSEEEGASSPFELTVVQTLNDKDKYTVVICHGSSVTMACLVSYNDFKLPTELRWPLEREALPVEPDLKPVLTQLKKQTTDSAEIPKFDDEYQAQTRQNQGAAPLNPYPGLTVTEPSFTNPESGYADRDLYPMGTSHPDWSRGLPNPLGAPGSQGGMIFDPNRRPPQRREDMPPGWMPGSKYDEPFGPGSSGFGSSGPGFF, from the coding sequence ATGATTGAAAGTAAAGTTGAACTGGTGGCGGAATTAGTGTTAGAGTCCATAGGTAAGACGGATGTGGTATCTCGCCACACATTGGGGGCGCAATTAAGCCAAGTTAGTTTCCACATCGCAGCTTCGTCGGAAGAGGAGGGTGCGTCATCTCCCTTTGAGCTAACGGTGGTTCAGACGTTGAATGACAAAGACAAGTACACTGTGGTTATCTGCCATGGTTCGTCGGTCACTATGGCATGCCTGGTGAGTTACAACGACTTCAAACTGCCCACAGAACTGAGGTGGCCCCTGGAAAGAGAAGCCTTGCCCGTAGAGCCAGATTTGAAACCTGTGCTCACACAGCTCAAGAAACAGACCACTGATAGTGCTGAGATACCAAAGTTCGACGATGAGTACCAGGCACAAACAAGACAGAATCAGGGAGCTGCACCACTGAATCCGTATCCGGGACTCACAGTAACCGAACCGAGCTTTACAAATCCGGAAAGTGGGTATGCGGACCGTGATCTGTATCCTATGGGTACCAGCCATCCAGACTGGTCTCGAGGTCTTCCCAATCCTTTGGGCGCTCCAGGCAGCCAAGGAGGTATGATATTCGACCCAAATAGAAGGCCTCCTCAAAGGCGAGAAGACATGCCACCGGGGTGGATGCCTGGTTCGAAATACGACGAGCCATTTGGACCCGGGTCTAGTGGATTTGGGAGTTCAGGACCCggatttttttag
- the SSK22 gene encoding mitogen-activated protein kinase kinase kinase SSK22 (similar to Saccharomyces cerevisiae SSK22 (YCR073C) and SSK2 (YNR031C); ancestral locus Anc_6.341), which yields MGASDRQQQQGVEGSRNSVSPQGAGSSKAIKRLSSHSSRKSSRCDLQGFNSPAAMDDCPNQRSFKTQYVINESLYLEKLKKTALDDYYTRGIMPISRYDEDGDDDGFVRLPNGEEIEEELDSGFDFLTGTSYCRKMRLDYDELAQDYSVVERFKWQSMLAKVLKGDIVKSEKTRIANQVKKPGLNTELSDEIWLELKAWLNGKTVQEMARSLGYLRNNSDSLFKEIMEFRIPQDKNLSLDALTAILQDLLDRYNTVVSYWPNLRKMHRDKPIVKSAGFTARVDVINSWLNFKTNLALKRQELDSWINRCSPTGSTANFEEGFNGVPEWNFKLKSLAEQLVKEKDIESVFQKKIFYPLSPWMFKLKLSIMVYGGTLEEMNLKYPYERLKSLLIFPGYLIKEVILTRLSYAQKLKTPTMMMIDQTIDDFNSFIRLAVQLKYTLTKYCSDWPFDVDFDPTFENTVIEAIRYLFFLLNLKLIDSAKKNFKAPDILLKYWDHLKNVGHYIKGAETVIPNEFLKLTLRLIHKLQFYLSEQQDSPPTFANASEAEKWLSSIFENLGAMKRKLNRFSNILTKAFQNSVVFQINHGTNLLKKLKDAGYFLIHSGGKLQSNGIYLLATPELLDGDDDAILSILQNKAIGCDLVPKLDIGNNLNLYDVTAEETRSNILMAKEENAKGIPYYRVVANLSAHLNKHSHHSKGEKSSTTHYDRYLKEENKEILELELALNSLGALVVLFPGEPVVWEGQIYELSNDSILHSSDINLKKIGSPNSLILLNQGSNYALTYQVDKFSLIAGDSVSVKERRCSIDAIESSLQRINKAYYKFTYTVLDNYNGILSSFMEQCPGSELLNTIFMFGRDFGRSFLKNNSFTAKKKSVIALSMVKLSINWLKFLVEDCDPTDQRTFRWCVLAMEFAMQMTNGYNILALDEEQFQKLKERISVCMSLLISHFDVMGARATETENGTQQARLNIDIEDNIDEEATLQINSKLRLEAIEYLENTVKKNPRQMGKVLDATDQGNKYLLSLASSLSNVSMRWQKGSFIGGGTFGQVYSAINLENGEILAVKEIKMHDIKTMKKIFPLIKEEMTVLEMLNHPNVVQYYGVEVHRDKVNIFMEYCEGGSLASLLDRGRIEDEMVTQVYTLELLEGLVYLHKSGVVHRDIKPENILLDFNGIIKYVDFGTARTVVESSTRALQKAATGDLQEAEPETKPVNCMMGTPMYMAPEAISGSTVKGKLGADDVWALGCVVLEMATGRRPWSNLDNEWAIMYHVAAGHVPQLPSTDEMTPAGRAFLERCLVQDPSMRATATELLVDPWMMHIREIAFGGSDKDKISVASS from the coding sequence ATGGGTGCATCGGATAGGCAGCAACAGCAGGGTGTTGAGGGCAGCAGGAACTCAGTTTCTCCTCAGGGTGCGGGCTCGAGCAAGGCCATAAAGAGGCTGTCAAGCCATTCGAGCCGAAAGTCGTCACGATGCGATTTGCAAGGGTTCAACAGCCCGGCGGCAATGGATGACTGCCCCAATCAGCGGAGTTTCAAGACGCAATATGTCATTAATGAGTCGCTGTATCTGGAGAAACTAAAGAAAACCGCCCTGGACGACTACTATACGAGGGGAATCATGCCCATATCGCGCTACGACGAAGATGGCGACGATGACGGGTTTGTTCGGCTACCCAATGGTgaggaaattgaagaagagctCGACTCAGGGTTCGATTTCCTCACTGGCACGTCTTACTGTAGGAAAATGAGGCTGGACTACGACGAGCTTGCTCAAGACTACAGCGTCGTTGAGCGATTTAAATGGCAATCGATGCTGGCTAAAGTGCTAAAGGGCGATATTGTCAAGAGCGAAAAGACCAGAATTGCCAACCAGGTCAAGAAACCGGGGTTGAATACGGAGCTCTCGGACGAGATATGGCTCGAGTTGAAGGCGTGGCTGAACGGGAAGACCGTGCAGGAGATGGCACGGTCGCTGGGGTATTTGAGGAACAACTCAGACTCCCtctttaaagaaattatggAGTTTCGAATCCCGCAAGACAAGAATTTGAGCTTGGATGCATTGACGGCAATCTTGCAAGATCTCTTGGACAGATACAACACTGTTGTTTCGTATTGGCCCAACTTGAGGAAGATGCACAGGGACAAACCGATTGTCAAGAGTGCAGGATTCACCGCCAGGGTGGACGTTATCAACTCGTGGTTGAATTTTAAAACGAATCTGGCGTTGAAAAGACAGGAGCTGGACAGTTGGATAAACCGCTGCTCGCCGACGGGCAGTACGGCCAATTTCGAAGAGGGCTTCAACGGTGTGCCGGAATGGAACTTCAAGCTAAAAAGCCTTGCCGAACAATTGGTGAAGGAGAAGGACATCGAGTCCGTatttcagaagaagattttctACCCGTTGTCGCCCTGGATGTTCAAGCTGAAACTGAGTATTATGGTCTATGGAGGAACACTAGAAGAGATGAACTTGAAATATCCGTATGAAAGGCTGAAATCGCTGCTGATTTTCCCCGGCTACTTGATCAAGGAAGTTATTTTGACCAGACTGTCATATGCacaaaaactgaaaaccccgacaatgatgatgatcGACCAGACGATCGACGATTTCAACTCCTTCATTAGATTGGCCGTGCAACTGAAATACACGCTCACCAAGTATTGCTCCGATTGGCCCTTTGATGTGGATTTTGACCCGACGTTCGAAAACACGGTCATAGAAGCCATCCGCTACTTATTCTTCCTattgaatttgaagttaattGATTCCgctaaaaaaaacttcaaagcTCCTGATATACTCCTGAAGTATTGGGACCATCTAAAAAATGTCGGCCATTATATAAAGGGTGCGGAAACCGTCATTCCTAATGAATTTCTCAAGTTAACCTTAAGATTGATCCACAAGTTGCAATTCTACCTCTCGGAACAACAGGACTCTCCGCCAACTTTTGCAAACGCCTCAGAGGCAGAAAAATGGTTGAGCTCTATTTTCGAAAACTTGGGCGCcatgaaaaggaaactaAACCGGTTTAGCAATATTCTGACAAAGGCATTCCAAAATTCCGTGGTTTTTCAGATCAACCATGGTACAaatcttctgaaaaaattaaaggaTGCTGGCtattttttaattcattCCGGTGGAAAGTTGCAGTCCAATGGCATATATCTGTTGGCCACTCCTGAACTGCTGGACGGCGACGATGATGCCATCTTGagtattcttcaaaacaaGGCCATTGGCTGTGATCTTGTCCCCAAATTAGACATTGGAAATAACTTGAATCTGTATGATGTTACAGCGGAGGAAACAAGgtcaaatattttaatgGCGAAGGAGGAGAATGCCAAAGGCATTCCTTACTATCGTGTAGTGGCGAACTTATCGGCGCATTTAAACAAACATTCCCATCATTCGAAAGGAGAGAAATCTTCAACAACCCATTATGATCGGTACCTTAAGGAAGAGAACAAGGAAATCCTGGAGTTAGAGCTCGCCTTGAACTCGTTGGGTGCATTAGTGGTACTGTTTCCTGGAGAGCCGGTGGTGTGGGAGGGGCAAATATATGAGCTTTCTAATGACAGCATTTTGCATTCTAGCGATatcaatttgaagaaaatcggCAGtccaaattctttgatCTTACTTAATCAAGGTTCAAATTACGCACTAACTTATCAAGTCGACAAATTTAGTCTGATCGCGGGTGATTCTGTCTCCGTCAAGGAAAGGCGCTGTTCAATTGATGCAATTGAATCTTCCCTACAAAGAATCAATAAGGCGTATTACAAGTTCACTTACACAGTTTTGGATAATTACAACGGAATTTTAAGCAGCTTTATGGAACAATGTCCAGGGAGCGAGTTACTGAACACGATATTCATGTTTGGAAGGGACTTCGGAAGAAGCTTCCTGAAAAATAATTCCTTTAccgcaaagaaaaaatctgTCATTGCCTTGTCAATGGTTAAATTAAGTATAAACTGgttgaaatttcttgttgaaGACTGTGATCCCACCGACCAGCGAACCTTTAGGTGGTGTGTTTTAGCGATGGAGTTTGCCATGCAAATGACCAATGGCTATAACATTTTGGCATTGGACGAAGAgcaattccaaaaattaaaggaaaGGATTTCTGTATGTATGTCTTTATTAATTTCGCATTTCGATGTCATGGGTGCAAGAGCTACGGAAACTGAAAATGGTACACAACAGGCAAGATTGAATATTGACATTGAAGACAACatcgatgaagaagcaaCTCTACAAATAAACAGTAAATTGAGATTAGAAGCTATCgaatatttggaaaataCTGTGAAGAAGAACCCAAGGCAAATGGGGAAAGTCTTGGACGCTACGGATCAAGGCAACAAATATTTACTATCACTAGCGTCGTCGCTATCAAATGTTTCGATGAGATGGCAAAAGGGCAGCTTTATTGGTGGGGGGACATTTGGACAGGTATACTCTGCAATAAATCTAGAAAACGGTGAGATCCTGGCCGTTAAGGAAATAAAGATGCATGACATAAAgacaatgaagaagatcttTCCCTTAATTAAAGAAGAGATGACCGTACTGGAAATGCTGAACCATCCTAATGTCGTCCAGTATTACGGGGTCGAAGTCCATCGCGATAAAGTTAATATTTTCATGGAATATTGTGAAGGTGGCTCGTTGGCCAGCTTGTTAGATCGTGGAAGGATTGAAGATGAGATGGTCACGCAAGTGTATACGCTGGAACTACTAGAGGGTTTAGTGTATTTACACAAATCCGGGGTGGTGCATCGTGATATCAAGCCGgagaatattttattagATTTCAATGGGATTATAAAATACGTTGATTTTGGCACAGCACGAACTGTCGTGGAATCAAGTACTAGGGCTCTACAAAAGGCAGCCACAGGTGACCTTCAAGAAGCTGAACCCGAAACAAAGCCTGTGAACTGCATGATGGGTACACCGATGTATATGGCGCCAGAAGCCATTTCGGGCTCTACAGTGAAGGGCAAGCTAGGAGCAGACGACGTATGGGCATTGGGATGTGTTGTCCTCGAAATGGCCACAGGTAGACGGCCCTGGTCCAACTTGGATAACGAATGGGCTATCATGTACCACGTGGCTGCAGGCCATGTCCCGCAATTGCCCAGTACGGACGAAATGACTCCAGCTGGGAGGGCCTTCTTAGAAAGATGTTTGGTCCAAGATCCTAGCATGAGAGCTACTGCCACGGAACTACTAGTCGATCCCTGGATGATGCATATCCGGGAAATAGCATTCGGTGGCTCAGACAAAGATAAAATATCCGTCGCAAGCTCATAG
- the ERS1 gene encoding cystinosin-like protein ERS1 (similar to Saccharomyces cerevisiae ERS1 (YCR075C); ancestral locus Anc_6.346) has product MVSLDDLLGLVYVTSWSVSMYPPIITNWRHMSASAISMDFVMLNTAGYSYLVISIFLQLYCWQLKDGESDLGRPKLTRFDFWYCLHGCIMNVVLLTQVVAGARIWGFPVKGHRKMNLWYLRILLTSLTIFAMLTVQFVYANCTYGWHNSTTLAYCNNLFLLKISMSLIKYIPQVTHNWARRSMDCFPIQGVFLDITGGFASLLQLIWQLSSDRGFSLDMFVTNFGKIGLSTVTLVFNFIFIMQWLVYRGQDPDMVPAYPL; this is encoded by the coding sequence ATGGTGTCGTTGGACGATTTACTGGGACTGGTGTATGTCACGTCGTGGTCTGTTTCGATGTACCCCCCGATAATCACCAATTGGCGTCACATGTCAGCGAGCGCAATATCGATGGATTTTGTCATGTTGAATACTGCCGGCTATTCCTATTTGGTGATATCCATCTTTTTGCAACTATACTGCTGGCAGTTGAAGGACGGGGAATCCGACTTGGGCAGGCCCAAGCTGACGCGGTTCGATTTCTGGTACTGCCTGCACGGATGCATAATGAACGTTGTCCTGTTGACCCAGGTAGTGGCAGGAGCACGGATCTGGGGGTTCCCCGTTAAGGGTCACCGCAAGATGAACCTGTGGTACTTAAGAATTTTGCTTACGTCGCTGACCATTTTTGCGATGCTGACCGTGCAATTCGTGTATGCGAATTGCACGTACGGCTGGCACAATTCAACAACGTTGGCGTACTGCAACAATCTGTTTCTGCTCAAGATATCGATGTCACTGATCAAGTACATCCCGCAGGTCACGCACAACTGGGCAAGAAGGTCCATGGACTGTTTCCCGATCCAGGGCGTGTTCCTCGATATCACAGGTGGTTTCGCGTCGCTGCTCCAGTTGATTTGGCAGTTGTCGAGCGACAGAGGCTTCAGCCTGGACATGTTCGTGACGAATTTTGGGAAGATAGGACTCTCGACGGTGACGTTGGTATtcaacttcattttcatcatgcAATGGCTTGTGTACCGGGGGCAAGACCCTGATATGGTCCCAGCGTACCCACTGTAg